A region of Vitis vinifera cultivar Pinot Noir 40024 chromosome 13, ASM3070453v1 DNA encodes the following proteins:
- the LOC100260956 gene encoding uncharacterized protein LOC100260956: MEVEGVAPNMMAGEGVPSIIPNKSGDDFPQITPAITPNKSGDVFPQITPAIIPTVVPTSIVREVLTEGNYAYWGTCVKRYLVGQGLWEVCRMSCKIPDKEQDPVAYSEWKKKNSVALHAIQISCSREILSQIREIKFANHAWDFLKRNANPTLYFDEVDRLDEQSPPAAASTGNADFSQYEKFEQALDRGSWSDIESFLNSNPDAVRARISPTGLTPLHVAALAGHVKVVEKLVDKLNPEDLEEKEDLLGCTPLALAASDGITEIAQSMIRKNRTLANISDGDKILPVVLACNRGKREMTCFLYFHTGQEELAPANGKNGATLLSYCIASKFLDIALDILEKYPSLAVTLDMDSLIPLYVLGQTPSLFKSGSQLWFWQHWIYLCVTINIDRASDWVRVNVVDDNTHSRDVRNNTETVLHQLMHGLVSYPLKLLGIKSIRAQKLRHAQAVKLLQGICTELRNIKPDRVLGYRVHQAVIQAVKKGNVEFVTRMIKSIPELVWNGDINDRNIFSIAILNRQEKIFNLLHGLTNVKKMKVTSADDRFGNNMLHLAAMLAPSDQLDGISGAALQMQRELQWFKEVESIVPPICKDVLNSDGKKPSEVFSQQHANLVKEGEKWMKEIATSSSFVAALIVTIMFAAAFTIPGGNNDKGAPIFLDDPLFMVFIISDSISLFSATTSVLMFLGILTSQYAENKFLTRLPTKLIIGLSTLFICIAAMMIAFCAALAILLKKSSTKVVMIPIILLACVPVTLFALLQFPLLVNIFISTYGPGIFDRNIQRWY, encoded by the exons ATGGAAGTTGAAGGCGTTGCCCCTAATATGATGGCTGGTGAAGGTGTCCCAAGCATAATCCCGAATAAAAGCGGCGATGATTTTCCCCAGATAACCCCGGCTATAACCCCCAATAAGAGCGGTGATGTTTTTCCCCAGATAACCCCAGCTATAATCCCAACTGTAGTGCCAACTTCAATAGTTCGTGAAGTTCTTACCGAAGGCAACTATGCATATTGGGGAACTTGTGTAAAACGGTATTTGGTGGGTCAAGGTCTCTGGGAAGTTTGCAGGATGAGCTGCAAGATTCCTGATAAAGAACAAGATCCAGTGGCATATTCAGAGTGGAAAAAGAAGAATTCCGTGGCTTTACATGCCATTCAAATTTCTTGCAGTCGAGAGATACTTTCTCAGATCAGGGAAATCAAGTTTGCGAACCACGCGTGGGACTTTTTGAAGCGAAACGCCAACCCAACCCTCTATTTCGACGAAGTCGATCGCTTAGATGAACAGTCACCTCCTGCGGCAGCCTCAACTG GGAACGCTGACTTCTCTCAGTATGAGAAGTTTGAGCAGGCATTGGACCGTGGTAGCTGGAGCGATATCGAATCCTTCCTTAATTCAAATCCGGATGCAGTGAGAGCAAGGATTTCGCCAACAGGCCTGACCCCGCTTCATGTCGCAGCTCTTGCTGGACATGTAAAGGTTGTGGAGAAGTTGGTGGACAAACTGAATCCAGAAGACTTAGAAGAAAAAGAGGATCTGCTAGGGTGCACACCACTTGCTTTAGCTGCATCAGATGGAATCACTGAAATAGCGCAGTCCATGATTAGAAAGAACAGGACATTGGCCAACATTTCAGATGGCGATAAAATCCTCCCAGTTGTGCTTGCTTGTAACCGAGGCAAAAGAGAAATGACATGTTTTCTCTACTTTCACACTGGACAAGAGGAGCTAGCTCCAGCAAATGGCAAAAATGGTGCAACGCTTCTTAGTTATTGTATTGCTTCCAAATTCTTAG ATATTGCTTTGGATATCCTCGAGAAGTACCCAAGTTTGGCTGTGACTTTGGATATGGATAGTCTTATCCCCCTCTATGTATTGGGTCAAACGCCTTCTTTGTTCAAGAGTGGAAGTCAGCTTTGGTTTTGGCAGCATTGGATATACTTAT GCGTAACTATAAACATAGATCGCGCCTCGGATTGGGTTCGAGTAAACGTCGTTGACGACAACACACATTCACGAGATGTCAGGAATAATACTGAAACAG TGCTACATCAATTAATGCATGGGTTGGTTTCATATCCACTAAAACTTCTTG GAATCAAAAGCATACGTGCTCAAAAGTTGAGGCATGCTCAAGCCGTCAAACTGCTACAAGGCATTTGTACTGAATTACGAAATATAAAACCTGACAGGGTCCTTGGGTATCGAGTGCACCAAGCAGTCATCCAGGCTGTCAAGAAAGGGAATGTTGAATTTGTCACTAGGATGATTAAATCTATTCCTGAGTTAGTGTGGAACGGTGATATAAATGATAGAAACATATTTTCCATTGCAATTTTGAACCGTCAAGAAAAGATTTTCAACCTTTTACATGGTCTTACTAATGTAAAGAAGATGAAAGTGACATCTGCTGATGATAGGTTTGGCAACAACATGCTACATTTGGCTGCGATGTTAGCCCCATCGGATCAACTTGATGGTATCTCAGGTGCTGCTCTACAGATGCAAAGAGAACTACAATGGTTTAAG GAGGTGGAAAGTATTGTGCCGCCAATATGCAAGGACGTTCTAAACTCAGATGGAAAAAAGCCCAGTGAGGTGTTCTCTCAGCAACATGCAAACTTGGTAAAAGAAGGGGAGAAATGGATGAAGGAGATAGCAACATCTAGTTCATTTGTAGCTGCTCTCATTGTTACCATTATGTTTGCTGCAGCCTTTACTATTCCCGGGGGTAACAATGACAAAGGCGCTCCCATATTCTTGGACGATCCCTTGTTCATGGTTTTTATAATATCGGATTCAATCTCACTCTTTTCTGCTACTACTTCAGTGTTGATGTTCCTGGGAATCCTGACATCACAATATGCAGAAAACAAATTCCTCACGCGGTTGCCCACAAAGCTGATAATTGGCCTTTCGACCCTTTTCATCTGTATTGCAGCCATGATGATAGCCTTCTGTGCTGCCCTTGCTATTTTACTAAAGAAAAGTTCAACCAAAGTGGTTATGATCCCGATTATTTTACTTGCCTGTGTTCCGGTGACCCTATTTGCATTATTGCAATTTCCCCTTCttgttaatattttcatttccacA